From the genome of Papaver somniferum cultivar HN1 chromosome 2, ASM357369v1, whole genome shotgun sequence, one region includes:
- the LOC113352209 gene encoding mucin-13-like, producing MASSSSVLFILIWITILISSTPSLTSTATGLDINQRFASSTEDGVENPNYPSSSFSSSPPASLASASPGEDNQNYSSSSFSSSPPASLASAAPGEDNPNYSTSSSSSSSTASAPSYTPNSVSFSLSQDSPPHYSSASRKLASSNPTVSLIGCKNNGGGGEEEGEIAVAAPSTQTCTWCSCCSKTTVVKVMKTMTMRRNEAPEQGQEVSSSAKAAETSDSNV from the exons ATGGCTTCATCTTCTTCAGTATTGTTCATACTGATTTGGATAACAATTTTGATTTCGTCAACACCTTCACTAACTTCAACCGCGACTGGTCTAGATATTAATCAAAGATTTGCTTCTTCAACAGAAGATGGTGTGGAGAATCCAAACTATCCTTCTTCCTCTTTTTCATCATCACCCCCTGCTTCATTAGCATCAGCATCACCTGGTGAGGATAATCAAAActattcttcttcctctttttcatCATCACCCCCTGCATCATTAGCATCAGCAGCACCTGGTGAGGATAATCCAAACtattctacttcatcttcttcatcatcatcaactgcATCAGCACCTTCATACACCCCCAACTCTGTGTCTTTTTCTTTATCACAAGATTCACCACCTCATTATTCTTCAGCATCACGCAAACTTGCTTCTTCAAACCCCACA GTCTCCTTAATTGGCTGCAAAAATAAtggaggtggaggagaagaagaaggtgagattgCAGTAGCAGCACCAAGCACACAGACGTGTACCTGGTGCTCGTGCTGCTCCAAGACTACAGTGGTTAAGGTGATGAAAACGATGACGATGAGGAGAAATGAGGCTCCAGAACAAGGACAAGAAGTATCATCATCAGCAAAAGCAGCAGAAACAAGTGATAGTAATGTTTGA